The Phycisphaeraceae bacterium genome window below encodes:
- a CDS encoding HD domain-containing protein, which produces MKSQHTGTVGEVGPHIDLRDLRPQVYLDGVYALVNPQVGVTRNQKPYFKALLRDASGEVAVRMWTFDPEDFHEVSRTGFVHVSGQAQEYGGQVQLIAESMRAVEVDTAALAKLLPSTRHNIDAMFAEVTRLLQSMQHPAMVALANQYLSNESLVRGFKHAPAAVSVHHAWIGGLLEHTLQLLRLAEAMLPLYPELNRDLVLMGLFLHDLGKTVELEWERGFNYTADGNLIGHAVRGAIWLQAFAGAAARESGHRLPAEALRVLQHIVISHHGNPEFGAVKVPSSPEAIFVSALDNLDAKTAIALTAANRSKGDSHQPGHEFTERIWSIDTRIYRPDPLAAPEAPAEDHATPESA; this is translated from the coding sequence ATGAAGTCACAGCACACCGGCACAGTCGGTGAGGTGGGTCCGCATATTGATCTCCGCGATCTCCGCCCGCAGGTCTACCTCGATGGCGTCTACGCCCTCGTGAATCCTCAGGTCGGGGTCACGCGCAATCAGAAGCCCTACTTCAAGGCCCTCTTGCGCGATGCCAGCGGCGAGGTGGCCGTTCGCATGTGGACTTTCGATCCTGAGGACTTCCACGAGGTCTCGCGGACAGGCTTCGTGCATGTTTCCGGGCAGGCTCAGGAGTATGGCGGCCAGGTCCAGTTGATCGCCGAGTCGATGCGAGCGGTGGAGGTGGACACGGCGGCGCTCGCGAAGCTCCTCCCTTCCACCCGGCACAACATCGACGCGATGTTCGCCGAGGTGACGCGACTCCTCCAATCGATGCAGCACCCGGCAATGGTGGCGCTCGCGAACCAGTACCTGTCGAACGAATCGCTCGTGCGAGGCTTCAAGCACGCGCCCGCCGCCGTCAGCGTGCACCACGCGTGGATCGGTGGCCTGCTCGAGCACACGCTGCAACTGCTCCGTCTGGCCGAGGCGATGCTGCCGCTCTACCCCGAACTCAATCGTGATCTGGTGCTCATGGGTCTCTTCCTGCACGATCTCGGCAAGACGGTCGAACTCGAGTGGGAGCGAGGCTTCAACTACACGGCCGACGGCAATCTCATCGGACACGCCGTGCGCGGTGCCATCTGGCTTCAGGCCTTCGCCGGCGCAGCGGCACGGGAGAGCGGTCATCGTCTCCCCGCCGAAGCGCTGCGCGTGCTTCAGCACATTGTCATCAGTCACCACGGCAACCCCGAGTTCGGCGCGGTCAAGGTGCCTTCGTCACCGGAGGCGATCTTTGTCTCGGCGCTCGACAACCTCGACGCGAAGACGGCCATCGCGCTGACCGCGGCCAACCGCAGCAAGGGTGACAGCCATCAGCCGGGCCATGAGTTCACGGAGCGCATCTGGTCGATCGACACGCGGATCTACCGACCCGATCCTCTCGCGGCGCCGGAAGCGCCCGCCGAGGACCACGCCACGCCTGAGAGCGCGTGA
- a CDS encoding glycosyltransferase family 2 protein yields MTDRSRILLAIPVFNEAASIDRVLTEVRRLARDVLVIDDGSTDDTPLLLARHRVEVIRHAENRGYGRSMQDILRWARVDGYDWVITMDCDEQHEPAAIPLFVQALEEDSADVISGSRYLAPHADDDSPPPDRRTINSLITREVNERLGTSLTDAFCGFKAYRVDACSALALDVDGYDFPMQFWVQAVAAGLRIREIPVRLIYNDPNRTFGGPLDDPERRLAAYRCTLHRELRRCGSRLPAQASEGLMCC; encoded by the coding sequence ATGACCGATCGCTCGCGCATTCTCCTGGCGATTCCCGTGTTCAACGAGGCGGCCAGCATCGATCGAGTGCTCACCGAAGTCCGCCGACTGGCGCGCGATGTTCTGGTGATCGACGACGGTTCCACCGATGACACTCCACTCCTGCTGGCTCGCCATCGCGTGGAGGTGATCCGCCACGCGGAGAACCGCGGCTATGGGCGCTCCATGCAGGACATCCTTCGCTGGGCCCGTGTTGACGGCTACGACTGGGTCATCACCATGGATTGCGATGAGCAGCATGAGCCGGCGGCAATCCCCCTCTTCGTGCAGGCGCTCGAGGAGGACTCGGCCGATGTCATCTCGGGCAGCCGTTACCTCGCCCCCCACGCCGATGACGACTCACCACCTCCCGATCGCCGCACCATCAACTCGCTCATCACGCGCGAGGTGAATGAGCGGCTCGGCACCTCACTCACCGATGCCTTCTGCGGATTCAAGGCGTATCGCGTCGACGCCTGTTCGGCGCTCGCACTCGATGTGGACGGCTACGACTTCCCCATGCAGTTCTGGGTGCAGGCGGTCGCCGCGGGGCTTCGCATTCGCGAGATCCCAGTGCGACTCATCTACAACGATCCCAATCGCACATTCGGTGGCCCGCTGGATGATCCGGAGCGTCGGCTGGCGGCCTATCGCTGCACGCTTCATCGCGAGCTTCGCCGCTGCGGCAGTCGTCTTCCGGCGCAGGCGAGCGAGGGCCTGATGTGCTGCTGA
- the rpsJ gene encoding 30S ribosomal protein S10: MTGGNIRIRMEAYDHQALDASAREIVDHAKRTGARVAGPIPLPTRREIYTVNRSPFIDKKSREQFEIRTHKRIIDISEPNHRTVEALNRLVVPAGVFIKMKV, encoded by the coding sequence ATGACCGGCGGCAACATTCGAATCCGCATGGAAGCCTACGACCACCAGGCGCTCGATGCCTCGGCGCGCGAGATCGTCGATCACGCGAAGCGCACGGGTGCTCGTGTTGCAGGTCCGATCCCGCTGCCGACGCGGCGCGAGATCTACACCGTCAACCGTTCGCCCTTCATCGACAAGAAGAGCCGCGAGCAGTTCGAGATCCGCACGCACAAGCGCATCATCGATATCAGCGAGCCCAACCACCGCACGGTGGAGGCTCTCAACCGGCTGGTTGTTCCCGCCGGCGTCTTCATCAAGATGAAGGTCTAG
- the rplC gene encoding 50S ribosomal protein L3: MVPAILGKKIGMTRYFTEDGRNIPVTVIEAGPCTVTQVKSSESDGYSAVQIAYDDAKARRTPQSLIAHDGKAGVGPKRLHREVRCDNDKDIEGVELGQTLTIATLDGTKFVDITGTSKGKGFQGGMKRHHFKGMCASHGTERKHRTSGSIGSHGTDRGHGAKIKKGKRMSGHMGDERVTVRNLDVVAIDPDKNLLLVKGAVPGASQGYLFIRASKRLYKRKARIQAGK, translated from the coding sequence ATGGTCCCCGCCATCCTGGGCAAAAAGATCGGCATGACTCGCTACTTCACGGAAGACGGAAGGAATATCCCCGTCACTGTGATCGAAGCCGGTCCCTGCACGGTCACGCAGGTCAAGTCGAGCGAGTCCGACGGCTATTCCGCCGTCCAGATCGCCTACGACGACGCGAAGGCGCGTCGCACGCCGCAATCGCTCATCGCTCACGATGGGAAGGCCGGTGTCGGCCCGAAGCGCCTGCACCGCGAGGTGCGTTGCGACAACGACAAGGACATCGAAGGCGTTGAGCTCGGACAGACCCTGACGATTGCCACCCTCGACGGCACGAAGTTCGTCGACATCACCGGAACCAGCAAGGGCAAGGGGTTCCAGGGCGGCATGAAGCGTCACCACTTCAAGGGCATGTGCGCCAGCCACGGCACCGAGCGCAAGCACCGGACCTCCGGCAGCATCGGCAGCCACGGCACCGATCGTGGCCACGGTGCCAAGATCAAGAAGGGCAAGCGCATGTCCGGTCACATGGGCGATGAGCGCGTGACCGTTCGCAATCTTGATGTCGTCGCCATCGACCCCGACAAGAATCTTCTTCTCGTGAAGGGGGCGGTCCCCGGAGCGAGCCAAGGCTATCTCTTCATTCGAGCCAGCAAGCGGCTCTACAAGCGGAAGGCACGCATCCAGGCCGGCAAGTGA
- the rplD gene encoding 50S ribosomal protein L4: MIELPVLDKNGKKVDVLSIDPASLGGEVRPALLKQAYVITHGNQRQGSARTKSRGMVEGSTRKLYKQKGTGNARRGAVRTIIMKGGGVAFAKTRTREDLRTSLTKKMRRLANRNALLAKLVDQEVKCVKDLSFTAPKTRDFATLLKAVGADRSTLVAIDGGNRNALLSARNVEGVSVCRVEQLNAFDLLNHRYLVVDKASLEGFLSGRIFETTDHGKEQA, from the coding sequence ATGATTGAACTGCCCGTCCTCGATAAGAACGGCAAGAAGGTCGATGTCCTCTCGATCGACCCCGCATCCCTCGGCGGCGAGGTGCGCCCAGCGCTCCTCAAGCAGGCGTATGTGATCACCCACGGCAATCAGCGTCAGGGCTCGGCTCGGACGAAGAGTCGCGGCATGGTCGAGGGTTCGACCCGCAAGCTCTACAAGCAGAAGGGCACCGGCAACGCCCGGCGCGGCGCGGTCCGCACCATCATCATGAAGGGCGGCGGTGTCGCCTTCGCGAAGACGCGCACGCGCGAGGATCTCCGGACCTCGCTCACCAAGAAGATGCGCCGTCTCGCCAACCGCAATGCGCTTCTGGCGAAGCTCGTCGACCAGGAAGTGAAGTGCGTGAAGGATCTCTCCTTCACGGCGCCGAAGACGCGCGACTTTGCAACGCTCCTCAAGGCTGTCGGCGCCGACCGCTCCACGCTGGTCGCGATCGACGGCGGCAACCGCAACGCCCTCCTGAGCGCCCGCAATGTCGAAGGCGTCTCGGTCTGCCGAGTGGAGCAGCTCAATGCCTTTGACCTGCTGAACCACCGCTACCTGGTGGTTGACAAGGCCTCGCTCGAGGGCTTCCTCAGCGGCCGCATCTTCGAGACCACTGACCACGGCAAGGAGCAGGCGTGA
- the rplW gene encoding 50S ribosomal protein L23, whose protein sequence is MEATLVIKKPLITEKATWANNQGRYLFSVDGRATKTDIKKAIEELYKVRVVGVNTMTRRSRDRIYKYGKVPGRITKRAIVRIHPDDKIELF, encoded by the coding sequence ATGGAAGCCACTCTCGTCATCAAGAAGCCCCTCATCACCGAGAAGGCCACCTGGGCGAACAACCAGGGGCGCTACCTCTTCTCCGTGGATGGGCGAGCCACCAAGACCGACATCAAGAAGGCGATCGAGGAGCTCTACAAGGTGCGCGTCGTTGGTGTGAACACCATGACGCGCCGCTCGCGAGATCGCATCTATAAGTACGGCAAGGTGCCGGGGCGCATCACCAAGCGCGCCATCGTCCGCATTCATCCCGACGACAAGATCGAGCTCTTCTGA
- the rplB gene encoding 50S ribosomal protein L2, which translates to MPIRVYKPTTNARRNASVNLHAEVTKKRPEKSLLRPLHKTGGRNSQGKLTVIQQGGGHKRRYRLIDFRRTKDGMVATVVGIEYDPNRSSHIALLRYEDGTLRYILAPKQLTAGDQVLSSNDGIEPKVGNCMPLKHIPTGLDVHNVELVPGRGGTLCRSAGMGARLTNKEGRLATLVMPSGEIRQVLLECRATIGVVGNPDHANVVIGKAGRARWLGRRPRTRGVAMSHHQHPHGGGEGRSKGGQEPSNASGTQSKGGRTRKYGKSSDQLIIRRRKSRRYGQLKL; encoded by the coding sequence ATGCCCATTCGCGTCTACAAGCCAACCACGAACGCCCGACGAAACGCGTCGGTGAACCTCCATGCGGAGGTCACGAAGAAGCGTCCCGAGAAGTCGCTGCTGCGCCCGCTGCACAAGACGGGTGGTCGCAACTCGCAGGGCAAGCTCACGGTGATTCAGCAGGGGGGCGGCCACAAGCGCCGCTACCGGCTCATCGACTTCCGTCGCACCAAGGATGGCATGGTCGCGACCGTCGTCGGCATCGAGTACGACCCCAATCGCAGCAGCCACATTGCCCTTCTCCGCTACGAGGATGGCACGCTGCGCTACATCCTGGCGCCGAAGCAGCTCACCGCCGGAGATCAGGTCCTGAGCTCCAATGACGGCATCGAGCCCAAGGTCGGCAACTGCATGCCGCTCAAGCACATTCCGACGGGTCTCGATGTGCACAATGTCGAGCTCGTCCCCGGTCGAGGTGGCACCCTGTGCCGCTCCGCCGGCATGGGCGCTCGACTCACGAACAAGGAAGGTCGCCTCGCCACGCTCGTCATGCCCTCGGGCGAAATCCGACAGGTGCTGCTCGAGTGCCGCGCGACGATCGGTGTCGTCGGCAACCCCGATCACGCCAATGTCGTCATCGGCAAGGCGGGCCGCGCCCGCTGGCTCGGACGCCGACCGCGCACCCGCGGCGTGGCGATGAGCCATCACCAGCACCCGCACGGCGGTGGTGAAGGCCGCTCCAAGGGTGGCCAGGAGCCGTCGAATGCCAGCGGCACCCAGTCCAAGGGTGGCCGAACCCGCAAGTACGGCAAGTCGAGCGATCAGCTCATCATCCGCCGCCGCAAGAGCCGCCGCTACGGCCAGCTCAAGCTCTGA
- the rpsS gene encoding 30S ribosomal protein S19, which yields MSRSLKKGPFVDEKLFRKAEAMQSATRRTPIKTWRRACTIVPEFVGITFQVHNGKNFIDVFVTEDMVGHKLGEFAPTRVFRGHTNKKEGIEGGAKG from the coding sequence ATGTCCCGATCTCTCAAGAAAGGCCCGTTCGTCGACGAGAAGCTCTTCCGCAAGGCGGAGGCGATGCAGTCGGCGACGCGGCGCACCCCCATCAAGACCTGGCGCCGAGCCTGCACCATCGTCCCGGAGTTTGTCGGCATCACCTTCCAGGTGCACAACGGCAAGAACTTCATCGATGTCTTCGTGACCGAGGACATGGTGGGCCACAAGCTCGGCGAGTTTGCACCCACGCGCGTCTTCCGTGGCCACACCAACAAGAAGGAAGGGATCGAGGGTGGAGCGAAGGGCTGA
- the rplV gene encoding 50S ribosomal protein L22, whose protein sequence is MAYQASHRFARIAPRKVRLVTDMIRGKPADEALTALDFCKKRGAVFVREVLKSAIANAEENDLDPGSLVVVESRADGGPTIKRFQQKDRGRAHPIRKRTSHIIVAVDDRPAGRRGAAKAR, encoded by the coding sequence ATGGCCTACCAAGCCTCCCATCGCTTCGCCCGCATTGCTCCCCGCAAGGTGCGCCTGGTGACCGACATGATCCGCGGCAAGCCCGCCGACGAAGCGCTCACTGCGCTCGACTTCTGCAAGAAGCGCGGCGCCGTCTTCGTCCGCGAGGTGCTCAAGAGCGCCATCGCCAACGCCGAGGAGAACGACCTCGATCCGGGTTCGCTCGTGGTGGTCGAATCCCGCGCCGACGGCGGTCCCACCATCAAGCGCTTCCAGCAGAAGGATCGCGGTCGCGCGCATCCCATTCGCAAGCGCACCAGTCACATCATCGTCGCCGTTGATGATCGCCCCGCAGGCCGACGCGGAGCGGCCAAGGCGCGCTGA
- the rpsC gene encoding 30S ribosomal protein S3: protein MGQKTHPFGFRVGITEPHKSRWFAPKALFGELLVEDYRIRKYVDKRLNRTPPFAAVSDLHIERTREELTLIIKTARPGQVVGIKGQDVERLTNDLQALTGRKVVIKIIEIKNPEIDARLIAENIAEQLKKRANLRKVLKQRAESAMQNGAKGIRILLAGRLGGAEMSRTLDIRLGSIPRSTLQAQVEYALVHSFTTYGAIGVKVWVFKGMYTEADDENTSNAAGGRARARGRR, encoded by the coding sequence ATGGGACAAAAGACGCATCCATTCGGCTTCCGCGTCGGCATTACCGAGCCGCACAAGAGTCGCTGGTTCGCCCCGAAGGCGCTCTTCGGCGAGCTGCTGGTGGAGGACTATCGCATCCGCAAGTATGTCGACAAGCGCCTCAACCGGACGCCTCCGTTCGCTGCGGTGAGCGACCTTCATATCGAGCGCACCCGTGAGGAGCTGACGCTCATCATCAAGACGGCGCGTCCGGGGCAGGTGGTCGGCATCAAGGGCCAGGATGTGGAGCGCCTCACGAACGATCTCCAGGCGCTCACCGGCCGCAAGGTCGTCATCAAGATCATCGAGATCAAGAACCCCGAGATCGACGCTCGCTTGATCGCGGAGAACATCGCCGAGCAGCTCAAGAAGCGGGCCAACCTTCGCAAGGTGCTCAAGCAGCGGGCCGAGAGCGCGATGCAGAACGGCGCGAAGGGGATCCGCATCCTGCTCGCCGGTCGCCTCGGCGGCGCGGAGATGAGCCGCACGCTGGACATTCGTCTCGGGAGCATTCCCCGCTCCACACTCCAGGCGCAGGTCGAGTACGCCCTGGTCCACAGTTTCACCACCTACGGCGCGATCGGCGTCAAGGTCTGGGTCTTCAAGGGCATGTACACGGAGGCGGACGACGAGAACACCTCGAACGCCGCCGGTGGTCGCGCCCGAGCCCGAGGCCGACGCTGA
- the rplP gene encoding 50S ribosomal protein L16: MSLLPKRVKFRKQQRGKLRGNATRGNYVSYGDYGLQSLEPHWVSGKQLEAGRIAAQHFLRRQGKLYIRVFPDKPISKKPLETRMGTGKADVEYWAARVKPGTILFEVAGVSEELAKQALARIAHKMPVRCRFVGRRLAV, encoded by the coding sequence ATGAGCCTTCTTCCCAAGCGTGTCAAGTTCCGCAAGCAGCAGCGCGGCAAGCTGCGCGGCAATGCCACTCGCGGCAACTATGTCTCCTACGGCGACTACGGTCTTCAGAGCCTCGAACCCCATTGGGTGTCGGGCAAGCAGCTCGAGGCGGGCCGCATCGCCGCGCAGCACTTCCTCCGTCGCCAGGGCAAGCTCTACATTCGCGTCTTCCCCGACAAGCCCATCTCGAAGAAGCCGCTCGAAACCCGCATGGGAACGGGCAAGGCCGATGTCGAGTACTGGGCGGCTCGCGTGAAGCCGGGCACCATTCTCTTCGAGGTGGCCGGCGTCTCCGAGGAGCTCGCCAAGCAGGCGCTCGCCCGAATCGCCCACAAGATGCCCGTCCGTTGCCGTTTCGTCGGCCGGCGGCTCGCCGTCTGA
- the rpmC gene encoding 50S ribosomal protein L29 yields MAKTTTASEIRKYATDKLLAEAKATERKLFDLRSQTVTEKVADTSQFKKLRKEIARLKTEARARTLSKAAK; encoded by the coding sequence ATGGCCAAGACCACCACGGCATCCGAGATCCGCAAGTACGCGACCGACAAGCTGCTCGCTGAAGCCAAGGCGACGGAGCGCAAGCTCTTCGACCTGCGCAGCCAGACGGTGACCGAGAAGGTCGCCGACACCTCCCAGTTCAAGAAGCTCCGCAAGGAGATCGCGCGACTCAAGACCGAGGCCCGCGCCCGCACCCTTTCCAAGGCCGCGAAGTGA
- the rpsQ gene encoding 30S ribosomal protein S17 yields MGIVESAARDKTRTVVLPFVSRHPKYGKYVRKRTRLHVHDEKNESKLGDRVEIAECRPISRTKSWVIIRVVEKALEPAEVVFNNEENTR; encoded by the coding sequence GTGGGCATCGTGGAGAGCGCTGCGCGGGACAAGACCCGCACGGTGGTCCTCCCGTTCGTGTCGCGCCACCCCAAGTACGGCAAGTATGTCCGCAAGCGGACCCGGCTTCATGTCCACGACGAGAAGAACGAGTCGAAGCTCGGCGATCGCGTGGAGATCGCGGAGTGCCGGCCCATCTCGCGGACCAAGAGCTGGGTGATCATTCGCGTGGTCGAGAAGGCCCTTGAGCCCGCTGAGGTCGTCTTCAACAACGAGGAGAACACGCGATGA
- the rplN gene encoding 50S ribosomal protein L14 → MIQKETRLVVADNSGAKEAMVIGVLGVSTARGKFRRVTMGVGDRVVCSVKRALPTGDVKTGDKVQAVIVRCKYPTRREDGSYVRFDSNACVLIDKDGNPRGTRIFGAVARELREKNYMKIVSLASEVI, encoded by the coding sequence ATGATCCAGAAGGAAACACGCCTCGTCGTCGCCGACAACTCCGGCGCCAAGGAAGCGATGGTCATCGGTGTCCTCGGCGTGAGCACCGCCCGGGGCAAGTTCCGCCGCGTCACGATGGGGGTTGGCGATCGCGTCGTCTGCTCCGTCAAGCGCGCCCTGCCCACTGGCGATGTCAAGACCGGCGACAAGGTCCAGGCGGTCATCGTCCGCTGCAAGTACCCCACGCGTCGCGAGGATGGCAGCTATGTCCGCTTCGACTCGAACGCGTGCGTCCTGATTGACAAGGACGGCAACCCGCGCGGCACGCGCATCTTTGGCGCCGTCGCCCGCGAGCTGCGCGAGAAGAACTACATGAAGATCGTGTCCCTGGCCTCGGAGGTGATCTGA
- the rplX gene encoding 50S ribosomal protein L24: protein MPRHIRKGDLVIVTAGNDRGATGEVLAIVDDGDRVVVQGVNVRTKHLRPTQQRPQGSTIRREFPVHISNVSPVVDGKPTRVRFPVKADGTKVRVAARGGKELHVLHRPRNARKAGA from the coding sequence ATGCCTCGGCATATTCGAAAGGGTGATCTGGTCATCGTGACCGCCGGCAACGACCGCGGCGCCACGGGCGAAGTCCTCGCCATCGTGGACGATGGCGATCGCGTGGTGGTGCAGGGCGTCAATGTGCGCACCAAGCACCTGCGACCGACGCAGCAGCGGCCGCAGGGGAGCACCATCCGTCGCGAGTTTCCCGTGCACATCTCCAATGTCAGCCCGGTCGTCGACGGCAAGCCGACCCGCGTGCGCTTCCCGGTGAAGGCCGACGGCACCAAGGTGCGCGTCGCGGCGCGAGGCGGCAAGGAGCTGCATGTTCTCCATCGACCCCGTAACGCGCGGAAGGCGGGCGCCTGA
- the rplE gene encoding 50S ribosomal protein L5 translates to MSDEANVKPTDAETPEKGGSRPAPKGAKGGGGAEAKKDAGRKKKSDAAEGEPEAPRAPHVPGKRAYPTPRLEQMYRDEVVKAVMQEFGLSNIHQVPRLTKIMVNTGVGKQLENQKLKPELRDAIIDTYMKITGQKPVMVKARKSVANFKVREGAPSAFMVTLRRDRMWHFLDRLINLAIPRIKDFRGVSDKSFDKGGSWAFGLSEQAVWPEINMASVNHSHGMNINLVFENSTPAMSKFMLDKLGMPFVRPDSRR, encoded by the coding sequence ATGTCCGACGAAGCGAATGTGAAGCCAACCGACGCCGAGACGCCTGAGAAGGGCGGGAGCCGTCCTGCGCCCAAGGGGGCCAAGGGTGGCGGCGGGGCGGAAGCGAAGAAGGATGCCGGCCGCAAGAAGAAGTCCGACGCCGCCGAGGGCGAGCCGGAGGCGCCGCGAGCGCCGCATGTCCCCGGCAAGCGTGCCTATCCGACACCGCGGCTCGAGCAGATGTATCGCGACGAGGTGGTGAAGGCCGTCATGCAGGAGTTCGGTCTCTCGAACATTCACCAGGTGCCGCGCCTCACCAAGATCATGGTGAACACCGGCGTCGGCAAGCAGCTTGAAAATCAGAAGCTCAAGCCCGAACTCCGCGATGCCATCATCGACACCTACATGAAGATCACGGGCCAGAAGCCCGTCATGGTGAAGGCTCGCAAGAGCGTCGCCAACTTCAAGGTGCGCGAGGGCGCTCCCAGCGCCTTCATGGTCACGCTTCGGCGCGATCGCATGTGGCACTTCCTGGACCGCCTGATCAACCTCGCGATTCCCCGAATCAAGGACTTCCGAGGCGTGAGCGACAAGTCCTTCGACAAGGGCGGTTCGTGGGCCTTCGGCCTCTCCGAGCAGGCGGTGTGGCCCGAGATCAACATGGCCAGCGTGAACCACTCGCACGGCATGAACATCAACCTCGTCTTCGAGAACAGCACGCCGGCCATGAGCAAGTTCATGCTCGACAAGCTCGGCATGCCCTTTGTCCGACCCGATTCCAGGCGCTGA
- a CDS encoding type Z 30S ribosomal protein S14, protein MASKRVFAKMKRPPKFSTRKQHRCEITGRSRGVYRKFRISRIMLRELALQGMIPGMRKASW, encoded by the coding sequence ATGGCCAGCAAGCGTGTCTTCGCCAAGATGAAGCGTCCCCCCAAGTTCTCGACGCGCAAGCAGCACCGCTGCGAAATCACCGGCCGCTCGCGCGGCGTCTACCGAAAGTTCCGCATCAGTCGCATCATGCTCAGGGAGCTGGCGCTCCAGGGCATGATCCCCGGCATGCGGAAGGCCTCATGGTGA
- the rpsH gene encoding 30S ribosomal protein S8 — MPLHDLTADMLTRIRNALRNRSKSVHCLNNKLNRGIAQVLVDEGYVRGFDVIEDGRQGLLRIDLKYGTRGEQIINEIRRVSRTGCRIYKGMEDIPRPLQGLGICIVSTSRGVMSDRKCREVKIGGEVVATVC; from the coding sequence ATGCCCCTGCATGACCTCACCGCCGACATGCTCACGCGAATCCGCAATGCCCTGCGGAACCGTTCCAAGTCGGTGCATTGCCTGAACAACAAGCTCAACCGCGGCATCGCCCAGGTGCTCGTCGACGAGGGATATGTGCGCGGCTTTGATGTGATCGAGGATGGCCGCCAGGGGCTCCTCCGCATCGACCTCAAGTACGGCACGCGAGGCGAGCAGATCATCAATGAGATCCGTCGCGTCAGCCGCACAGGCTGCCGCATCTACAAGGGCATGGAGGACATTCCGCGTCCGCTCCAGGGGCTCGGCATCTGCATCGTCTCCACCAGCCGCGGCGTCATGAGTGATCGCAAGTGTCGCGAAGTCAAGATCGGCGGCGAGGTCGTCGCCACCGTCTGCTGA
- the rplF gene encoding 50S ribosomal protein L6, with amino-acid sequence MSRIGKQPVPVPAGVKVSVNAGSRTVDVQGPKGKLSFVHRPEVKVASGTSEVTCTVDPSQLEVGNTRAYWGLTRALVATAIEGVTKGFTEKLEVIGVGWGAKVQGKKITLTVGYADPVELAIPDGVTVAVNGQIVEISGPDKQKVGQLAAYIRMQRKPEPYNGKGIKYVDEVIQRKKGKAFGA; translated from the coding sequence ATGAGTCGCATCGGAAAGCAACCCGTCCCCGTCCCCGCCGGAGTGAAGGTCTCGGTCAACGCCGGGAGCCGCACCGTCGATGTGCAGGGGCCCAAGGGCAAGCTCTCGTTCGTGCATCGTCCCGAGGTGAAGGTCGCCAGCGGCACCTCCGAGGTGACCTGCACGGTGGATCCCTCGCAGCTCGAGGTCGGCAACACCCGCGCCTACTGGGGGCTGACCCGCGCTCTCGTCGCCACCGCCATCGAGGGCGTGACCAAGGGCTTCACCGAGAAGCTCGAAGTGATCGGCGTCGGCTGGGGCGCCAAAGTCCAGGGCAAGAAGATCACTCTCACCGTCGGCTACGCTGATCCTGTCGAACTCGCCATTCCCGACGGCGTGACCGTCGCGGTGAACGGCCAGATCGTCGAAATCAGCGGCCCCGACAAGCAGAAGGTCGGCCAACTGGCGGCCTACATCCGCATGCAGCGGAAGCCCGAGCCCTACAACGGCAAGGGCATCAAGTATGTCGACGAAGTCATTCAGCGCAAGAAGGGCAAGGCCTTCGGCGCCTGA
- the rplR gene encoding 50S ribosomal protein L18 encodes MAGSISIHRRMRRKKGIRRRISGTPGRPRLSVFRSLKHIYAQVIDDLAGRTLASASSRDAELPGKSGGNIDAAKAIGKTLAERAKQAGVSAVVFDRNGYRYHGRVKALADGAREGGLQF; translated from the coding sequence ATGGCAGGCAGCATCAGCATCCATCGACGCATGCGACGCAAGAAGGGAATCCGCCGCCGGATCTCCGGTACCCCGGGGCGCCCCCGTCTCAGCGTCTTCCGTTCGCTCAAGCACATTTACGCGCAGGTCATCGACGACCTGGCCGGACGCACGCTCGCGAGCGCCAGCTCGCGTGACGCGGAACTGCCGGGCAAGTCGGGTGGCAACATCGACGCCGCCAAGGCCATTGGCAAGACGCTGGCCGAGCGCGCCAAGCAGGCGGGTGTGTCCGCCGTTGTTTTTGATCGAAATGGCTATCGCTACCACGGCCGCGTGAAGGCGCTCGCCGATGGCGCCCGCGAGGGCGGATTGCAGTTCTGA